The Bacteroidota bacterium genomic interval TTTTCATATACTCTTGCAGTTTATTGAACCCCTCCTCGGTTCTCTTGAATTTTTGTTCTTTCCCTAACCCCGTTACAGTATAATATTTACTATCTGCAGAAACTATTAGTCCGTGCTCTTTGTTTAAATAATCTTTTTTTTCCATAACTTCTTCAAATTCTTTAAATGATACAATTTCATCTTTCTTCCCTACTAGAGCAGAGAAATCTTTCTTTTTTTCTGATTTTGGAATATTTGGAATCCGAACGCGCTCTTTTTCCAATCCCCCTTCTAGCATGGGCTGTCGATTGATTGGGATTTCATTAAGCGGTGGCTTCTGCTCCTTTTTTGATACGGGTTCAGCATTTCCCATATTATCAACCTGGTCGCTAGTTAAAGATGGCCGCCACTTCGTCCTTTTTCATTTCCATTTCCCCCGTTCTTAATACCTGAATTTTGAAACCCGCAAATTCATCATCTCTTACGTCAACCACATCTGACCCATTTCCTTCCCTAATTGTTGCGCGGGTTAGTCGCGGAAAACCATCTCCAAAGCGATCAGCGTATTTCCTCTGAATCACAGTATTTGTTTTCATTATCAGTATCATTGTGTTTGTTGTGGCAAAAAGTGTGCCATCGGATGACACGTATATAGCTCCGTCATGAGTGAAAATCTTACTTCCATCTTTTGGTTTTAATGTCCCAACATGTACGGTATCAAATGAAGAATTGGGGGTCACGCGATCAATCCAATTTTCTGCTACCACGTATGCACAATTACCGACGCCATCTATATTTGTGTATATAATTTGTTTTATATCTCCTTTCTTAATCTCAATATCAAACGTCTTTTCCCCGACTATCTTGATGCCGTTCTCGTAAGTAACTTTCATCTCTTTCGGCACCTCTATCTTCGCGACCTGTTTCGCCTCGTTCTTGTTTTCCTTCACCGCGCTCGCTACCGGTTTGTTCGCTGCAAAGTTTCTGTCTGCCTTTTCTTGTGCGCTTGCGGGCGTGAATGCTGCGCTGAGTGTAAAACAAATCTGCGCAGTTATGCCATCTATACCAAATCTTGTATACATCTCTCTCTTTTACAACACAAGATTGAAAGAGACCTTCTTTATCATCGGTGGAATGCTCTGTCGTGAGAATAGGATTTCCTCCGTACTTTCCCCATGCAATTCCATCTTTTGAAGCCGCATAGCCGATAGCACGCTGTTTCGTATTGCCAAAATAGAATGCCTCATAGTAGGAACTATCCGGCAGTACATCGGCAATCCATTGCTCGTACTCGTCCCATGTGCCTGCCTCACCTGATTCAAATAGCGGATTATGGAGTGTGTCTTTTATCCAGTTAATTCCATCCGAAGAAGTAGCAATGCCTGACTGCCATCGTGTGTCAGAGCGAAAACCGTTGTACCACATCTTCCACTGTTTGCCCTGCTTGAGAACAGGTCCGGCAGATAATCCGTAATCATCCCACCAACCCGGGTCGCCCCGCTTCAACACAGGATTGTTGGCGTCGTCTTTCGTCCACGATATGCCATCAGAAGAAATTGCGTGGCAAATCACTCCAGTATTCGTATAGCTGCGGGCTGTGTAATACATGTGGTAGTTGGTACCATCGTAAACCACAGCACCCGGTGAAACAACGTGGTCGTCAATTGCACCTCGCGGTCCAACTCTTAGAATGGGATTGCCGGGATACTTTGCCCATGTGAGACCATCAGCAGACGTTGCATATCCGATTTGCCTGCAAGTGTCGTTATTACCTGCGTACCACATTCGATAGAGCTCGCCGTCGAAAAGTATGCGTGGATGCGAGACTTGTTTGCTCTCCCATGAACCATCGTGTCCGACCCGGAGAACGGGATTTCCTTCGTATTTTGTGAAAAGTGTTTGTGCACCAGCAATGATTGAGAAAAAACACAAAGAAATGAATGCGAGTATTTTGGGATAATACATCATATATATCTCCTTTGTCATTTTTTAAGTTCGATTTCGATTGCAAACCTCCCGAAGTTTGATTGAGTTTAATTTTAGAAAACCTTCGGGAGATTCACTTTTTCCACACGTTGCAAATTTTCAATTTTTAAAAATTAGTCAGCGATTCGACAGAAATATCTTCATCAATTTCTTCCCAGTGAACTCCTATACCCTCACCTATTAACCGCCAATTGTTACGCTGCTCATTATTCGCATCTCGTAATTTTGGGAACCAATCGAGGGGTACGCTCACCTCACGTCCGTCTAAGAAACGGGCATGAAGCATTAAATCGTCGAACCATACATTTTTTATGAAAGACGCTGCGGTCTTAACGGCTAAAGTACTCATTCCATTTCTCCTTAAATAAAATACATTTTGTTATTATCAATTTACGAATATCATTTAATTCTCTTGCATCATAACCGACTGACCGTGAAAGCTCTACGGGGTCAAGCCAAAATTTTGCATAATTGTCATCGGACTCAACATGAATATGTGGCGGCTCATTAAATTCTCTGCTGAAAAAGAAAAACCTATAATTTTTAATCCTTAATATCGTCGGCATACGCTAAATAAAAAGTCTTCTGTATTATTATAACAAAATATAATATGATTATCAAAGCAAACACAGCCGTTGCGAACCTCCAGAATGTTGATTGAGTTTAATTTTAGAAAACCTTCAGGAGGTTAAGCCGAACTGTCGGGTACAATATCCCTCGACAAGTGGTGTAGAACACCATGGCGCTTTAGGCGCTCACTCGGGGTGGGCGCTTTAGCATGTCAATTGTCTGTGCTCTTCGACAGACTAAGAGTCCGTCGTACCGGTTATGTTATTTTACTTCTTCTTATCCGGGTACGGCGGAATTAGAAGAATCACATTTTACGATAGACATCTTTCCGATGGCGAACATGATATATGAAAATTATTTTATCATGGACGTTGACCTGATATATTACACGGTAGTCGCCAATTCGTATTCGATAGCTTGATTCACTACCAAGAAGTTTACGATGTTGTTTAGGATATGGGTCGTTAGAAAGCGTTGAAACCGAATCGATTATCCTCGGGATTTGTTGTCTGTCTATACCTCTCAAATCTCGTTTGGCAGATTCC includes:
- a CDS encoding DUF2442 domain-containing protein, which codes for MSTLAVKTAASFIKNVWFDDLMLHARFLDGREVSVPLDWFPKLRDANNEQRNNWRLIGEGIGVHWEEIDEDISVESLTNF
- a CDS encoding DUF4160 domain-containing protein, encoding MPTILRIKNYRFFFFSREFNEPPHIHVESDDNYAKFWLDPVELSRSVGYDARELNDIRKLIITKCILFKEKWNEYFSR
- a CDS encoding type II toxin-antitoxin system RelE/ParE family toxin; translation: MGSYSIHWKESAKRDLRGIDRQQIPRIIDSVSTLSNDPYPKQHRKLLGSESSYRIRIGDYRVIYQVNVHDKIIFIYHVRHRKDVYRKM